In Paenibacillus sp. JQZ6Y-1, the following proteins share a genomic window:
- a CDS encoding deoxynucleoside kinase, which yields MTQPPFIAVEGPIGAGKTTLSTMLSQQFELPLIKEIVEENPFLGKFYKNIDEWSFQLEMFFLCNRYKQLEDTGLHYIANNQPVISDYHIYKNMIFAERTLKGVKRDKYRQIYHLLTDDLPKPDIILYIRASLDTLLTRIERRGRSFEQAMDTAYLEQLIADYDDAMAAIAINEPNTKIITIDGDAVDFVENQAQFSEIAAALKELIYERIQHT from the coding sequence ATGACACAACCCCCATTTATTGCCGTAGAAGGCCCAATTGGTGCTGGGAAAACGACACTGTCCACAATGTTGTCGCAGCAGTTTGAACTGCCGCTGATCAAAGAGATTGTGGAAGAGAACCCGTTTCTCGGCAAGTTTTACAAAAATATTGATGAGTGGAGCTTTCAGCTGGAAATGTTCTTTCTCTGCAATCGGTACAAGCAGCTAGAAGATACCGGGCTGCACTATATTGCTAACAATCAGCCAGTCATTTCCGATTATCATATTTACAAAAACATGATCTTCGCCGAGCGTACACTCAAAGGCGTGAAGCGTGATAAATACCGCCAGATTTATCATCTACTGACGGACGATCTGCCTAAGCCGGATATTATTCTGTATATCCGTGCCAGTCTGGACACGCTGCTGACGCGTATTGAGCGTCGTGGACGTTCGTTTGAACAGGCGATGGATACCGCATATCTGGAGCAGCTGATTGCTGATTACGATGATGCGATGGCGGCAATTGCAATAAATGAACCGAATACGAAGATTATTACCATTGATGGCGATGCCGTTGATTTTGTGGAGAATCAGGCGCAATTCAGCGAAATTGCTGCCGCATTAAAGGAGCTTATATATGAACGAATACAACATACCTGA
- a CDS encoding TraX family protein — MSTLTAIPGFKHLQFNSFQLKLIGMILMVFDHVHEFFWMDGVPIWFTWIGRIVAPIFLFASAEGFHYTRSKGKYLLHLYIGFLLMNGVSSVVQQQFPSDTMLLNNIFGTLFLAVFYMWMIDILTSSMKARSWIKGIGAVVGLLIPIALSVVMLSVLSSSTFPAWSSYLWKFVPIPLLVEGSFWFVLLGIAFYLLRRSRALQIAALAAFSLFLLYSSGFDWLGEFQWMMVFAAIPIALYNGQKGRNMKYLFYVFYPAHIYFLYLLAYFLHK, encoded by the coding sequence ATGTCTACTCTTACTGCTATTCCCGGCTTTAAGCATTTGCAATTCAACAGCTTTCAACTCAAGCTGATCGGTATGATCCTGATGGTGTTTGATCATGTTCATGAATTTTTCTGGATGGACGGCGTGCCGATCTGGTTTACTTGGATTGGTCGCATCGTCGCTCCCATTTTCCTGTTCGCCAGCGCCGAAGGCTTTCATTATACGCGTAGTAAAGGTAAATATTTGCTGCATTTGTATATCGGATTTTTATTGATGAACGGAGTTAGCTCTGTTGTACAACAGCAGTTCCCGTCGGATACTATGTTATTGAATAATATTTTTGGTACGTTGTTTTTGGCTGTCTTTTATATGTGGATGATCGACATACTGACATCATCTATGAAGGCACGAAGCTGGATCAAAGGCATAGGCGCGGTTGTCGGCTTGCTGATCCCCATTGCGTTAAGTGTGGTAATGTTGAGCGTACTGAGTTCTTCTACGTTTCCGGCATGGTCAAGCTATCTATGGAAATTCGTGCCGATTCCGCTGTTGGTAGAAGGTAGCTTCTGGTTTGTCTTGCTAGGTATCGCCTTCTATCTGCTGCGTCGCAGTCGTGCCTTACAAATTGCTGCACTTGCCGCTTTTTCCTTGTTTTTGTTATATAGCAGTGGCTTTGACTGGCTGGGCGAATTCCAATGGATGATGGTATTCGCTGCCATTCCTATAGCGCTGTATAACGGGCAAAAAGGACGCAACATGAAATACCTATTCTACGTGTTCTATCCGGCACATATTTACTTCCTATACCTGCTTGCTTATTTTCTGCATAAATAA
- a CDS encoding response regulator, with amino-acid sequence MTTILYVGHDPINLQLLRYLLDKKFPHITLIEATNGTEALQQVQQHLPKLVIVDIQLPVMEEYTIPEQLKQNLPDTPMSVWAVSGFAMDQDVARALNAGFGRYFTKPLHLLNFTRQLRRELSS; translated from the coding sequence ATGACAACCATTTTATACGTGGGTCACGATCCAATTAACCTCCAGTTACTTCGTTATTTGCTGGACAAAAAGTTTCCGCACATCACACTGATTGAAGCCACAAATGGAACGGAAGCGTTACAGCAAGTACAGCAGCATTTACCTAAGCTGGTGATCGTCGATATCCAACTGCCGGTCATGGAGGAATACACCATTCCTGAACAATTGAAGCAAAATCTGCCGGACACGCCGATGTCGGTGTGGGCGGTTAGCGGTTTTGCCATGGATCAGGATGTGGCACGTGCGCTGAATGCCGGATTTGGACGCTATTTTACCAAGCCGCTGCATCTGCTGAATTTTACTCGCCAGCTTCGTCGCGAGCTGAGCAGTTAA
- a CDS encoding DUF5704 domain-containing protein, giving the protein MSYDRVPNGIEYTSGNVFAIVHTKTGYKKQEDLQELYSVNGKMTNKYRLEYYTPLKIGYTGYVTEKKEIQATEDAELQVGDTTQLTAEVRTKEYNMEDFDDNWTNVTNRTQTTWESSNTSVATVSPTGLVTALTEGTTQVSASWTSADGVWHLKDTVEISVGVDQEPPEQPTSICSIPKAGKQIIGKYMDPLATAVIKADKRDAEQFDVSKGIPTSESLYGNVLARTYLSKHTFTEYSGVCTYKVVVKRTYNLKWENSAGRTKRATETKNYSYEVKRPYSYWKIDNLEVYNIDQATLMNYAFSGEQIDISPNNYTAPSFSTKTTGTYHAPPTPGVINGGSKSLTGNKSRPSIPNESSSFKSKAENAVKDVDVENDYLKFNNDVLMDNTKTAVHGPDPKPIPEPQLIGKNVLYSTGNTIPTSKTNRSNTTSKGSISYLLMRGNIKGGANASYDIYGVNTVTVHTPVVNYSSISNDKQHNQKTQPSQSRMALILDRPFTVRMPTSGQHVNYPGYGSRNYAKYFKTKQVLFPFDVYNKEKTTLYPKNTWIDVPVNQLDTVFNLPVWIDEGNYTVSFRNIAENAPASFTAQQDANTDLSNHVAKDTVDVEVIGRMYDFRVTDIADFNWEQVFRKAAGSNLPTGAAYWVGTGNIDGAARGNKAPYTLPIMRGSHPAQGYKNVAVKTGYHFKFDLKTIGNMFGDKDAIRITPSFAYQDKDADTAPKRIPVDLYYHSDNRKFIKIGSSADTERRTVTLNQRLRNVPAADLNRTATAIYDLNEGWTVSKEQYIASFLKRALQTTYTGGYDIQILPSPLRTFISTVARPDKASASLARVQASVQQWYGEYSLPANVYAVAQGTNLAEYGRTHTLDEKSPIFLKNGYITVNFDLESIVDGNTKQPHLQYIHAPLDNQWWDMEQFDQTDGERDHIVTDPYNVNYAVTDGDVLFYDTDESSYNDFKSSGTH; this is encoded by the coding sequence ATTAGTTACGATCGTGTCCCTAATGGCATAGAGTATACTAGTGGAAATGTTTTTGCTATTGTCCACACAAAAACTGGATATAAAAAGCAAGAAGATTTACAAGAACTTTATAGTGTTAATGGTAAAATGACAAATAAATATAGGCTTGAATATTACACTCCATTAAAAATTGGATATACAGGTTATGTTACTGAAAAAAAAGAGATCCAAGCTACCGAAGATGCTGAGCTGCAAGTGGGCGATACCACGCAGCTCACTGCGGAGGTTCGTACGAAAGAATATAACATGGAAGATTTCGATGATAACTGGACCAACGTCACGAACCGAACGCAAACGACATGGGAGTCTTCCAACACTTCCGTCGCCACTGTAAGCCCGACTGGTCTTGTCACTGCTCTCACAGAGGGCACCACACAAGTTTCGGCTTCGTGGACGTCCGCAGATGGAGTCTGGCACCTCAAGGACACGGTCGAAATTTCCGTCGGCGTGGATCAAGAACCACCTGAACAACCAACCAGCATCTGCTCCATTCCCAAAGCGGGCAAGCAGATCATCGGCAAATACATGGACCCGCTGGCAACGGCTGTGATCAAAGCAGACAAACGCGATGCCGAACAGTTTGACGTGTCCAAAGGCATTCCAACGAGCGAAAGTCTGTATGGGAATGTACTCGCACGCACGTATTTGTCCAAGCATACCTTTACCGAATATTCCGGCGTATGTACATACAAAGTGGTCGTCAAGCGAACCTACAATCTCAAATGGGAAAACAGTGCCGGACGCACCAAGCGAGCGACCGAAACGAAAAACTACAGCTATGAGGTCAAGCGCCCGTATTCCTACTGGAAGATCGACAATCTAGAGGTCTATAACATCGATCAGGCGACCTTGATGAACTATGCGTTCTCGGGTGAACAAATAGACATTTCGCCTAACAACTATACTGCGCCATCGTTTTCTACAAAAACAACAGGAACGTATCATGCCCCGCCAACACCGGGTGTGATCAATGGCGGCAGCAAATCCTTAACCGGTAACAAAAGCCGCCCTAGTATTCCGAATGAATCCAGTTCCTTCAAAAGCAAAGCGGAAAACGCCGTAAAGGATGTAGACGTGGAAAATGACTATTTGAAATTCAACAATGATGTGCTGATGGACAACACCAAAACTGCGGTACACGGTCCCGATCCCAAGCCGATTCCAGAACCGCAACTGATCGGCAAAAACGTTCTGTACAGCACAGGCAATACCATTCCGACCAGCAAAACCAACCGCTCTAATACCACCAGCAAAGGCAGCATATCTTATCTGTTGATGCGCGGTAATATTAAAGGGGGCGCGAATGCTTCCTACGACATTTACGGCGTCAACACGGTCACCGTGCACACGCCGGTAGTGAACTATTCGAGTATTTCTAATGACAAGCAGCATAACCAGAAGACACAGCCGAGTCAAAGTCGAATGGCGCTGATTCTAGATCGTCCGTTTACGGTGCGTATGCCAACGAGCGGGCAACACGTCAATTATCCGGGGTATGGCAGTCGAAACTACGCCAAATATTTCAAAACCAAGCAGGTCTTGTTCCCGTTCGATGTGTACAACAAGGAGAAGACGACGTTGTATCCGAAAAACACATGGATTGATGTCCCCGTTAATCAGCTAGATACGGTATTCAACCTCCCCGTCTGGATCGACGAAGGCAATTACACCGTCTCGTTCCGCAACATCGCTGAAAATGCACCTGCCAGCTTTACCGCGCAGCAGGATGCTAATACCGATCTGAGCAATCATGTTGCCAAGGATACGGTGGATGTGGAAGTGATCGGTCGGATGTACGATTTCCGAGTGACCGATATTGCCGACTTTAACTGGGAACAGGTCTTTCGTAAAGCCGCTGGTAGTAATCTACCAACCGGTGCCGCATACTGGGTAGGAACAGGGAACATTGACGGAGCAGCACGTGGAAACAAAGCGCCCTACACTCTGCCCATTATGCGCGGCAGTCATCCCGCACAAGGCTACAAAAACGTAGCGGTCAAAACGGGATACCATTTCAAATTCGATCTGAAAACGATAGGCAATATGTTCGGGGACAAGGATGCGATTCGCATCACGCCTTCGTTTGCGTATCAGGATAAGGATGCCGATACAGCACCCAAGCGCATTCCGGTCGATCTGTATTACCATTCGGACAACCGGAAGTTTATCAAAATCGGTTCGTCTGCGGACACCGAGCGTCGCACCGTAACCTTGAATCAACGACTACGCAATGTACCCGCCGCTGATTTGAATCGCACAGCTACTGCCATTTATGATCTAAATGAAGGCTGGACTGTGAGCAAGGAGCAGTACATCGCTAGCTTTTTGAAACGAGCGCTGCAAACGACCTATACAGGCGGCTATGATATTCAGATTTTGCCTTCGCCGCTGCGTACGTTTATCTCTACGGTAGCGCGCCCAGACAAGGCTTCGGCATCTCTGGCACGAGTCCAAGCGAGTGTACAGCAATGGTATGGCGAATATAGTCTGCCTGCCAATGTATATGCCGTTGCGCAAGGGACGAATCTAGCGGAATATGGTCGTACGCACACACTGGATGAGAAATCACCGATCTTCTTAAAAAACGGCTATATTACGGTCAACTTTGATCTGGAATCGATTGTAGACGGCAATACAAAACAGCCGCATTTGCAATATATCCATGCACCGCTGGACAACCAGTGGTGGGATATGGAGCAATTTGACCAGACCGATGGCGAACGCGACCATATCGTCACCGATCCTTACAACGTGAACTATGCAGTTACGGATGGGGATGTTCTATTCTACGATACGGACGAATCATCCTACAACGACTTCAAATCGTCTGGTACTCATTGA
- a CDS encoding Na-translocating system protein MpsC family protein → MNNTEMISRTTSYTSKLLRTRFGKGPESMSITMDQHMILIRLHHFLNPVEAFLLNEQEEQTFLHTRELVMKSLLSELVEFLDEHLNLQVDRLYYDWGMHNASGMIAGILHDPELGQTADYEGKQTVHQQINEVTAAIQRQASFMDSWWLKPNTLVVFRKGITVLLEKELCELGYENQLRAAKRRLEKRMLQQDTDLERLFHKEIEDVYTDWNFEQDDSLILYTFKS, encoded by the coding sequence ATGAACAATACCGAGATGATCAGTCGAACGACAAGTTATACTAGCAAATTGCTACGCACGCGCTTTGGAAAAGGTCCAGAATCCATGTCGATCACGATGGATCAACATATGATTTTGATCCGTTTGCATCACTTTTTAAATCCGGTTGAGGCATTTCTGCTGAACGAGCAGGAGGAGCAGACCTTTTTGCACACCCGCGAGCTGGTGATGAAATCACTGTTGTCAGAGCTGGTGGAATTTTTGGACGAGCATTTAAATTTGCAGGTAGATCGGTTATATTATGATTGGGGTATGCACAATGCCTCTGGTATGATTGCAGGGATTCTGCATGATCCAGAACTGGGACAAACGGCAGACTATGAAGGAAAGCAGACGGTGCATCAGCAGATCAACGAGGTGACCGCAGCGATCCAGCGGCAGGCTTCATTTATGGACTCATGGTGGTTGAAGCCCAATACACTAGTTGTCTTTCGAAAGGGTATAACCGTACTTCTGGAAAAAGAGCTTTGTGAACTGGGTTATGAGAATCAGCTACGCGCAGCCAAACGCAGGTTGGAAAAGCGAATGTTGCAGCAAGACACCGATCTGGAACGTCTGTTTCACAAAGAAATCGAAGATGTGTATACGGATTGGAACTTTGAGCAGGATGACAGTCTAATTCTATATACGTTCAAATCATAA
- a CDS encoding stalk domain-containing protein: MNTMHKRWISAALSLTIAGAGVFATTPFTSVAHAATTSKVSIMLDGYNLPFPVAPTMIKGTTMVPFRTISEALGITVSWNQAAKTITATSAAGQDSKKVVLTMNNPTATVNGQTVTLAVAPQSISNNTMIPLSFFSQQFGADVKWDAATHTVEITSPAEDLYTLGFYAISSYDERSYVPDFDTVAYGWSRITTDGEFSTTSTEYKWPQAAGSDTPDTIIQNTATQGTSPYLMVYSVDGHGELTKNLQDATLQNRTISSIVDTATSKGFKGIVLDFEGLGWSGDKAKARTEYNAFIQNISARAHQAGLKLTLALHPLNSSYTGYDYKTLGTLADDLIIMAYDYADKKSPEPIAKVDDAIQLALKQVDKSKLILGISLSSEDSSSVNTKIGLAKRYDLKGVALWRLGIIGQNAWTAMQKSVEFK, encoded by the coding sequence ATGAACACGATGCACAAAAGATGGATTAGCGCTGCTCTATCACTAACGATCGCCGGAGCAGGCGTATTCGCGACAACGCCATTTACATCGGTCGCCCATGCCGCTACAACCTCCAAAGTCAGCATTATGCTCGACGGCTACAATCTGCCTTTCCCAGTTGCGCCAACCATGATCAAGGGTACAACTATGGTGCCGTTCCGCACCATTTCCGAGGCACTGGGCATTACCGTATCGTGGAACCAAGCCGCCAAAACGATTACGGCAACATCCGCCGCTGGACAGGATAGCAAAAAAGTCGTCCTGACGATGAACAATCCGACCGCCACGGTAAATGGTCAAACCGTAACGCTCGCCGTAGCTCCGCAAAGCATTAGCAACAATACGATGATTCCACTTAGCTTTTTTAGTCAACAATTCGGCGCAGATGTAAAATGGGACGCTGCGACACACACAGTCGAGATTACATCGCCTGCCGAAGATCTGTATACGCTGGGATTTTACGCGATCTCATCGTATGACGAACGCAGCTATGTACCGGATTTTGACACTGTGGCATATGGATGGAGCCGCATCACAACAGATGGTGAATTTTCTACCACCAGCACCGAATACAAATGGCCACAAGCAGCAGGCAGCGATACACCGGACACCATTATTCAAAATACCGCCACGCAAGGCACATCGCCGTATCTAATGGTCTACTCGGTAGACGGTCACGGGGAATTGACCAAAAATCTACAGGATGCCACCTTGCAAAACCGTACCATTAGCTCCATTGTCGATACCGCAACCAGCAAAGGCTTTAAAGGCATCGTACTTGACTTTGAAGGGCTTGGCTGGAGTGGCGACAAAGCCAAAGCACGTACGGAATACAATGCTTTTATTCAAAATATATCTGCTCGTGCACATCAGGCAGGTCTGAAGCTGACTTTAGCCCTGCACCCGCTGAATAGCTCCTACACTGGTTACGATTACAAAACGCTTGGTACGCTGGCAGATGATCTGATCATCATGGCTTACGATTATGCGGACAAAAAAAGCCCCGAGCCGATTGCCAAAGTGGACGATGCGATCCAGCTGGCTTTGAAGCAGGTTGATAAAAGCAAACTCATTCTCGGCATCTCACTCAGCAGCGAAGACAGCAGCTCCGTCAACACCAAGATCGGTCTTGCCAAGCGCTACGATCTGAAAGGCGTCGCCCTCTGGCGTCTTGGTATCATTGGACAAAATGCGTGGACAGCGATGCAGAAGTCGGTAGAATTTAAATAG
- a CDS encoding Na-translocating system protein MpsC family protein, producing the protein MNAKSIITQTTSYTTKLLRNRFGKGPESVSIYLNTHCMVFHLKNFISPVEKFLLSQEEEQAFRYTRDLLMKSLLPELRDFLQHQLNMEVLDWYYDWGLYRASGVIIALLGKEVPPSVEYEGKAQIHERIIEATSALQKPPAHIDSWWINNRMLFIFRSGVTILLEKEFISLGYEHMLRMTKDRLEKTLLESHVGIESIVDKKVADIYVDWNFEHDHSMIVYLFEE; encoded by the coding sequence TTGAACGCAAAAAGCATAATCACCCAAACGACCAGTTATACGACCAAACTCTTGCGTAATCGATTTGGTAAAGGTCCCGAATCGGTCTCGATTTATCTAAATACGCATTGTATGGTATTTCATTTGAAAAATTTTATTAGTCCAGTAGAGAAGTTTCTACTAAGCCAAGAAGAGGAGCAGGCGTTTCGTTATACTCGTGATCTGTTAATGAAGTCGCTGCTGCCGGAGCTGCGTGACTTTTTGCAGCATCAGTTGAATATGGAGGTACTGGACTGGTATTACGACTGGGGACTGTATCGCGCTTCTGGTGTCATCATCGCGCTGTTAGGCAAGGAAGTTCCGCCGTCAGTGGAGTATGAAGGCAAAGCGCAGATTCACGAACGTATCATCGAAGCTACAAGTGCGCTGCAAAAGCCACCCGCTCATATCGATTCTTGGTGGATCAACAACCGAATGCTGTTTATTTTCCGAAGCGGTGTTACGATTTTGCTGGAAAAGGAATTTATCAGTCTCGGTTATGAGCATATGCTACGCATGACCAAGGATCGACTGGAAAAGACGCTATTGGAAAGTCATGTAGGCATCGAATCGATTGTGGACAAAAAAGTAGCTGACATCTATGTGGACTGGAACTTTGAGCATGATCACAGCATGATTGTGTATTTGTTCGAGGAATAA
- a CDS encoding S-layer homology domain-containing protein has protein sequence MKARVESKARLMKKTVCTVLAASMLMLASPAEHHSSAAAASFKDVPSSHWAKTAIDQAVSKGYFKGYADGTFKPGASVTRAEFAVLLDRVSTNEPDGASASFSDVSGNWSESGVKSASAKGFITSADYPNGFKPSTPITRKEMAKWMSSGLAAESEDYKQALSDTADTVVPVAEYFKKTMSKSDFPYVSVAIGTGLMGGYADGTFGPAKTTTRAEAAVILMRLADVQAQKADSFTGLKELREVGTTGTNMKTITPFNSGVTSFKNVQGKKMNYRYNAGSASVQNVIFIDARDWSNKKSIYAPIFIGADDRISNENNTIRAFVNQTVYPTENFTLSTFKSSFVDQLVAGSTIPNELPKTIGYNTLPTKNPNEQFRTFMNKPEGMQIWTTVFISYSKPNILYKVADGSYFSF, from the coding sequence ATGAAAGCAAGAGTTGAGAGTAAGGCTAGATTGATGAAGAAAACCGTATGTACCGTATTAGCAGCATCCATGCTAATGCTGGCTAGCCCAGCCGAACACCATTCCAGCGCGGCAGCCGCCAGCTTCAAGGATGTTCCATCGTCTCACTGGGCAAAAACTGCGATTGACCAAGCCGTATCCAAAGGTTATTTTAAAGGCTATGCTGACGGAACATTCAAGCCCGGCGCATCTGTGACACGTGCAGAATTTGCTGTATTGCTGGATCGTGTATCTACAAACGAGCCAGATGGTGCAAGTGCTTCTTTCTCTGACGTAAGCGGAAATTGGAGCGAAAGCGGCGTGAAAAGCGCGTCCGCCAAAGGGTTTATCACATCTGCCGATTACCCGAATGGCTTCAAACCGTCTACGCCAATCACTCGCAAAGAAATGGCGAAGTGGATGTCCTCTGGGCTGGCAGCCGAGTCAGAGGATTACAAACAAGCACTGAGCGACACGGCGGATACAGTCGTGCCGGTAGCGGAGTATTTTAAAAAGACGATGAGCAAAAGTGACTTTCCCTATGTATCGGTAGCAATTGGTACTGGGTTGATGGGTGGCTATGCGGATGGAACGTTCGGACCAGCTAAAACCACGACGCGAGCGGAAGCCGCTGTTATTTTAATGAGACTGGCAGATGTTCAGGCGCAGAAGGCGGATTCGTTTACAGGACTGAAGGAGCTTCGTGAGGTTGGGACGACGGGGACGAACATGAAGACGATAACGCCTTTCAATAGTGGAGTGACATCGTTCAAAAATGTACAGGGAAAGAAAATGAATTATAGATATAATGCTGGCAGTGCTAGTGTTCAAAATGTAATTTTTATTGATGCGAGAGATTGGAGTAATAAAAAAAGTATATATGCACCGATTTTTATTGGAGCTGATGACAGAATAAGTAATGAAAATAATACTATTCGAGCTTTTGTTAATCAAACAGTATATCCAACTGAGAATTTTACGCTTTCTACTTTTAAAAGTAGTTTTGTTGATCAATTAGTTGCTGGAAGTACAATTCCGAATGAATTGCCAAAGACAATAGGCTATAATACATTACCGACAAAAAATCCTAATGAACAATTTCGAACTTTTATGAATAAACCTGAAGGCATGCAAATCTGGACTACAGTTTTTATTTCTTATTCGAAACCTAATATTCTTTATAAAGTAGCCGATGGCTCGTATTTTTCATTTTAA
- a CDS encoding DUF805 domain-containing protein: MKWFLYCLKNYATFSGRASRTEFWMYMLFSTLLAIVVLTIDKIIGADNILYGVFALAIIVPSIAVSIRRLHDTNRSGWWYLLNFVPFGAFVVLVFDCLPSDPASNQYGVHPDYIDYNNPQKQSV, from the coding sequence ATGAAATGGTTTCTTTATTGCTTGAAAAATTACGCGACATTCTCTGGTAGAGCATCGCGTACAGAGTTCTGGATGTACATGCTGTTCAGTACATTGTTGGCGATTGTCGTTTTAACGATCGACAAGATTATCGGTGCTGACAACATTTTGTACGGAGTCTTCGCGCTCGCGATCATTGTTCCGAGTATCGCAGTTAGCATTCGTCGTCTGCATGACACCAATCGCTCGGGTTGGTGGTACCTGCTGAACTTTGTACCATTCGGCGCATTTGTAGTCCTCGTATTTGATTGCCTGCCAAGTGACCCAGCAAGCAACCAATACGGTGTGCACCCAGATTACATCGACTACAACAATCCACAAAAGCAATCTGTATAA